A genomic segment from Meiothermus sp. Pnk-1 encodes:
- a CDS encoding CHAP domain-containing protein: MTVGEKIANKALAALGEPDTERRPFFCLAFVRDVIEEALDLPAYQLYALLAKGMTAQEYRRRWAVDAEMACRKLGYSVVIDRKNPLKPGDIVFSDASAPYGHVGVVVERDGRLYVVENTASKSRQRKYGQGGGALAVTPLQAWDRITTVVRLPEDFGSLGRARIA; the protein is encoded by the coding sequence GTGACTGTCGGAGAGAAGATCGCCAACAAGGCCCTGGCCGCGCTCGGCGAGCCCGATACCGAGCGACGACCCTTCTTCTGCCTGGCCTTCGTGCGGGATGTAATCGAAGAGGCACTGGATCTGCCCGCATATCAACTCTACGCCCTCCTAGCCAAGGGCATGACAGCGCAGGAGTACCGTCGCCGCTGGGCCGTGGATGCCGAGATGGCCTGCAGGAAGCTGGGCTATAGCGTTGTTATCGACCGCAAGAATCCCCTGAAGCCTGGCGACATCGTCTTTAGCGACGCTTCCGCTCCCTATGGCCATGTGGGGGTGGTGGTCGAGCGCGATGGCCGGCTGTATGTGGTGGAAAACACCGCCTCCAAGAGCCGCCAGCGCAAATACGGACAGGGTGGAGGGGCCCTGGCGGTTACTCCCCTGCAGGCGTGGGACCGCATCACCACAGTGGTCCGGCTGCCGGAGGACTTTGGAAGCCTTGGGAGGGCAAGAATCGCGTGA